The following coding sequences lie in one Glycine soja cultivar W05 chromosome 16, ASM419377v2, whole genome shotgun sequence genomic window:
- the LOC114389037 gene encoding uncharacterized protein LOC114389037, whose protein sequence is MYGRLNAPRHFGNDNRNYLPSSVFMEQTPYEISAHGSSRLHPTALFNSKMMIRSSSGWDKDLYNCQSYQRSFCSPNLTGHAKFDAETVASMGIFGENGWEWKFSWRRHLFDSELGEATAFIDQTSAISPVADLKDDWVWGAQPTEMFSTNSAYNCLRSEQPLHQPNSGFRQLWEIKIPPAALSFAWRLLWDRLPSKDNLISRQIVLQNDLCPFCQSQVESASHLFFTCYKVMPLWWEFNSWVKEDRVLHSKPMDNFLQHCSLAGSRNSNRRRKIWWIAATKSIWSLRNDMVFNNQSFDISKLMDRSIYLTWSWLRGWEKDFTVPFHQWSSYMSLSFI, encoded by the exons atgtacgGAAGACTTAATGCCCCACGACACTTTGGGAAtgataatagaaattatttgcCATCATCTGTGTTTATGGAACAAACACCTTATGAAATCAGTGCTCATGGCTCTTcaag ATTACACCCGACAGCACTCTTCAATAGTAAAATGATGATAAGATCAAGTTCAGGGTGGGACAAAGATTTATATAATTGTCAGTCGTATCAACGTAGTTTCTGCAGTCCTAACCTCACTGGGCACGCGAAGTTTGATGCTGAG ACAGTGGCAAGCATGGGGATTTTTGGAGAAAATGGCTGGGAGTGGAAATTTTCTTGGAGAAGACATCTTTTTGATAGTGAATTGGGGGAAGCCACAGCTTTTATCGACCAGACCTCAGCTATAAGTCCTGTTGCAGACTTGAAGGATGACTGGGTGTGGGGAGCTCAACCAACGGAAATGTTCTCTACAAATTCTGCTTACAACTGTCTCAGATCTGAGCAGCCTCTCCATCAGCCAAACAGTGGCTTTAGACAGCTATGGGAAATCAAAATCCCCCCTGCAGCTTTATCCTTTGCCTGGAGATTACTCTGGGATAGGCTTCCTTCTAAGGATAATTTAATCAGTAGACAGATTGTCCTCCAAAATGATCTATGCCCTTTCTGCCAAAGCCAAGTGGAATCTGCTTCTCACCTTTTCTTCACTTGTTATAAAGTTATGCCATTATGGTGGGAATTCAACTCATGGGTGAAGGAAGATAGAGTTTTGCACAGCAAGCCTATGGACAACTTTCTTCAGCATTGTTCATTGGCTGGATCGAGGAATTCTAACAGAAGGAGGAAGATTTGGTGGATTGCAGCTACCAAATCCATTTGGAGCCTTAGAAACGACATGGTTTTCAACAACCAGTCTTTTGACATATCTAAATTGATGGACAGATCTATTTATCTCACTTGGTCTTGGTTGAGGGGATGGGAAAAGGATTTTACTGTTCCTTTTCACCAATGGTCCTCTTATATGTCTTTGTCATTCATTTAA